The Sandaracinus amylolyticus genomic interval GCGAGCCGATCGGCGCCGAGCATCGCACGAAGCAGGCGCGACACGCGCGGCAGCGCGTGCGCGGCGCGCAGCTTCTCGATCCATCGCACCCGCACCTCGTCGGGCACCGAGGCGCCGATGCACACCGCGTCGCTCGGGATCGACGCGCTGACGACGACCGCGCGCATCGAGCGCGTCTCGGCGAACGCGGTCCACCCGGCGATCGCCAGGCCGCGCGACGGACGCTCGGGATCGCTGAGCTGCACGTACGTCGCGCCGGCTTCGACGGCGCCCGACGCCACCGCCGCGACCACGCGCGCGTGGCTGTCGGTGAAGGTCTCGCTGCCGAAGCACGCGTCGGGATCGACCCCGCAGTCGCGCAGCGCGAGCCGCGGGAACAAGTACCCGGCGCACGAGTCGCGATCGACCCACGCCACCCGCATGCCCCGGAGGTCCTCGGCGCGCGTCGCGCTCGACCCATCGCGCACGAAGATCGCGCCCTGGTACCGTGCGCCCGCGAAGCGCTCGGCGCGCATCACCCCGCCCACCGCGCCGGCCTCGTGCGCGCGCACGAAGAGCCCCGGCGGGAGCCATGCGAGCGCGGCATCGCGCGCGATCACCCGATCGCGCAGCGCGGTGTAGCTGCGCTCGCTCTCGACGACGATCGAGGCGCCCAGCGCCTCGCTCAGCGCGGACCCGAGGTCGGCGCGGAGATCGTCGCCTTCCTCGTCGAGGTGCACCGGCCCCGTGACGAACGCGAGCGCTCCCATGCTCCGACCTCCTCCGTCGATCTTCAACGTACCGTGTTACGGCGTGTCAGTGAAACCACTGCCCAGGTGAAACCCCGCGCGCGGCATGGGGCGTGCTCGACGGTGCTCCCTCGGCGGGATGTTGGGCACACGAGGCACGCTCTGGCGCGCGTTCCCGGCCGTGGTGAGCGCGGTCGTGCTCGCCGCGAGCCCACCGGCGCGAGCCCAGGACGTGCGGTGGATCGCGCCCCCGGGGTGCGCCGGCGATCACGCGCTGCGTACCGGCATCGAGACGCTGCTCGGACGACCGCTCGCGCCTGCGGACCGGATCGCGGTGCACGCCGAAGTGCGCCAGGAAGGCGCGGACCGCTGGGTGGTCGAGCTGCGGAGCATCGAGGACGGCACAGTCGAGCGGACGCTCGCGGCCGACGGCTGCGACGCGCTGCTCGACGCGACCGCGCTGGTGCTCGCGTGGCGCATCGATCCCGAGGTCGCGTTGGAGGAGCCAACCCCCGCGCCGTCTCCCCGTGTCGCGTACGATCCGGCGTCGCGTCTCGGCGCGCCCGACGCACCGCTCGCGATGCCGGGCGGCACCGTCGTGTCGCTGGGCGTCGGCGCCGCGTTCGTGCTCGACGTCGGCACGCTGCCCGCGATCGCGCCGGGGGTGATCGGCGAGGTCGTGGTGCGCATCGATCGGCTCGATCTGCGGGTGCGCGGCGGCTGGCTCTCGACCCAGGGAGCGCGCCTGGTGAACGACTCGGTCGGCGCGCCGCCGGGCGTCGGTGTCGACGTCGAGTGGGCGGGCGGATCGCTCGCCGCGTGTGGTCGTCCGCTCGACGGCGACGCGGATCGCCCGGGCTTCGCGATCTGCGGCGGCGTGCAGGTCGGCGCGCTGATCGCGCGCGGGGTCGGGGTGAGCGATCCGGGGCGCGCCGAGGCCGCGATGGGCGCGCTCTCGCTGGGCGCGGTGATGCCGTGGGCGCCGATCGACGCGCTCGATCTCGAGGTGGGGCTCGAGCTCTCGGTCGCGATGGGCGCGCCGGGCTTCGAGGTCGCGCCGTTCGGTGTGGTGTGGGAGCCGTCGCCCGTCGCGGGGCGACTCACGATCGGAGGGCACGTCGATGTCCGCTGACGAACGCCCGAAGGATCGCGCGCGGGCCGGCCACGGAGGGTCGGTGACTGCGCTGGCGCTCGCGATCGATCCTGCTCCTGCGGCGGCGCGCGAGGTGCCGTCGTTCGAGGCGATCTACGAGCAGCTCTTCGACTTCGTGTGGCGCAGCGCGCGTCGCCTCGGCGTCGCGGAGGCGGCGATCGACGACGTGGTGCAGGAGGTCTTCCTCGTCGTGCATCGCCGGCTCGGCGACTTCGAGGGGCGTTCGTCGCCCAAGACGTGGGTGTTCGCGATCCTGCTGCGCGTCGTGTCGGACTGGCGGCGGACCCAGCGCCGCAAGGGCGGCCACGCGAGCTACGACGCGATGGCGTCGACGCAGGGCGAGATGGTCGACGAGCGCGCGGAGTGCCCGGCGGGCGCGCTCGAGCAGGCGGAGGCGGTTCGACTGCTGCACCGGCTGCTCGACGAGCTCGACGACGACAAGCGCACGGTGTTCGTGCTCGCGGAGCTCGAGCAGACGACGGCGCCGGAGATCGCGGAGATGCTCGGCATCCCGCTGAACACGGTGTACTCGCGGCTGCGCGCGGCGCGCATCGAGTTCGAGAAGGCGCTCGCGCGGCATCGCGCGCGCGAGTCGCACCGGAGGGCGCCGTGAGCGAGCGACGGGCGAACCGATCGGGGCCGCACCGCGTCGTTCCGCGCCTCGGCCCGGACGCGCGCGCGCTGATCGAAGCGGCGCGCGCGGGAGACGATCCGAGCGCGGCGGATCGCGCACGGGTGCGTCGCGCGATGATGGCGTCGATCGCGGCGGGCGCGGCGGCGGCCGGCGCGGCGGGCACCGCGGCGAGCGCGGCGGCGAGCGCGGCGAGCGGAACGGGCAGCGCGGCGGGCGGGGTGCTCGCGGGCGGCGAAGCGCTGGTGACCGGCGCGGCCGCGAGCGGAGCCCTCGCGACGACGGGCGTGGCGGCGACGGCGGCGACCGGCGCGGCGACCACGGCGGTCACGGGCAGCGCGCTCGGGATGTCGGTCCTCGCGAAGGTCGCCGCGCTCGCGCTGGCGGTGAGCGCCGGAGGCGCGATGGTGGTCGGGATCACGGCCGAGCCCGAGCGCCCAGCAGCGACCGCCGAGCCGGCGCACCCGGCGAGCTCCGGCGCGCACGTCGCTGCGCCGGCGCCCGACCGTGCGCGGACTCCCGCGCCGACCGAGCTCGCGCTCGCCCCGAACCCCACCCCCGCACTGCCGACCGAGCTCGCGCTCGACCCGACCCCCACCGCCGTGGTCACGTTGGCCGAGCCCGCGATCCCGCTCGCCGAGCCCGCGCCCACCGTGGCCGCGCCCGCGCCGCACCGGCGCGCCGCGCCCGGCCGCAGCCCGCACCGGCCCAGCCCGCGGTCCTCGCGCCCGAGCCGGCCCCGGAGAGCGCACCGGCCCCCGCCCAGCCTCCCGTCGCGGTCGCGAGCCCAGACCCGGCCCCCGCCCCCGTCCAGACGCTCCCGGCCGAGCTCCCGCTCCTGCGCCGCGCGTGGTCCGCCCTGCGCGACGCGCGTCCCGAGGACGCCCTGCGCGCCCTCGACGAGCACCACGCGCGCTTCCCCGACGGCGAGCTCGCCGAGGAGCGCGACGCCGCGCGCGCCCTCGCGCTCTGCGCGTCCGGCCGCGCCGACGAGGGCCGCGCCGCGCTCGACGCGCTCCTCGCGGCGCACCCGCGCTCCCGCCTCGCGCCCCGCGTCCGCGCCGCCTGCCCGTGACGGATCACCGACGACACGGCCACGCACGATCCGCGATGCGCGCGTCCGCGTTCCTCTTCCTCGCTCTCACCGCGATCGGCTGCGGCTACCGCGTCCGCGTCGGCGCCCACGACGGCGGCCCGGGCAGCTGCGCGACCAACGCCGACTGCGCGCTCGGCAACCAGTGCGCGTGCGGCCGCTGCATCAGCCTCGACGTCCTCCCGCCCAGCTGCGATCCCCCTTGCGAGATCGCGCAGCCGGGCGACACGTGCAGCGCCGGCCGCGTCTGCGCGCGCGGCCCCTGCGAGCGCCTCGAGTGCCGCTCCGGCTCGTTCGTGCGCGTGGTCCCGCCCGAGTGCACCGTGGACGGCGGCGGCTGGTGCGAGTGCCCTGCGCCTCCGCCCGGCTGCTACTACGACGGCGAGCCCTGCCCGTGCGACCACGTGACGTGCCCGATGGGCGAGCGCTGCGGCCGCACGGTCTGCGGCCCCGGAACCGTCTGCTGCAACGCCAGCTGCGGCCTCTGCGCGCCGCCCGACCTCTCGTGCACCAGCGAGGAGTGCATGCCCGACTGCTCCCCGATGCAGGCCGCAGGCGACGGCATCTGCGGGCGCGCGCTCGGCCTGTGGATCTGGGACGGCCGCTCGTGCACCGAGCTCCACGGCTGCTCGACGTGTCAGGGCGCCGACTGCGCGAGCGCGTTCTCCACGCGCTCCGAGTGCGAGGCGACGTTCGCCGCGTGCGTGCGCCGCTGCGGCGGCATCGCCGGAGACGCCTGCACCGCCTCCGAGTTCTGCGATTTCCCCGACCCCCACGCGTGCGGCGGCAGCGACGAGATCGGCACCTGCCGCGAGCGCCCGACCGTGTGCCCGCCGGTGATCCACGAGGTCTGCGGCTGCGACGGCCAGACCTACCAGAGCGACTGCGACGCCTTCGGCCAGGGCACCGACGTCGACTACGAGGGTCCCTGCGTGGCCAGCTGCGAGGCCCAGGATGCACGCGGCACCGGCGACTGCGACGCGGTGCTCGGCTGGGCCTGGAACGGCACCGCGTGCCGCTCGGTGAGCGGCTGCGAGTGCGTCGGCCCCGACTGCAGCAGCATCTGGGACGAAGCCAGCGACTGCGAGCGAGCCCACGCGCACTGCGTGGTCCCGCTCATGCCCTGATCACCAGCGCTCCCGACCTGCAGCGCCCCTGATCGACAGCGCGCCAGCGCGCCGCCGATCACCAGCGCTTCAGCAGCTCGATCAGCGTCTCGTCGTCGATGAACAGCTCGTCGACGTCGTCGCTGTCCACGATCACGTCCGACAGGCGCGACGCGCGCGCCTTCACGGCCGCCGGGCTCTCGAGCACGCGCGCGACCTTCTCGATCAGCTCGTTGCCCGGCTTCTTCGCGAGCAGCGCGAGGGCCTTCTTCTCGACCAGGAGCTCCAGCAGCCGGGCCGCGCTCGCACGACCGGCCGCGCTGGCGGGAACGCCTTCCTCGGCCTCCTCGCCCTCCTCGTCCTCGTCGGCCGCGACGTCGACCGCCGGCTCGGCGACGTCGTCGCCTTCGCCCGCCTCGAGCGTCTCGTTCTCCAGCTCGTCGTCGCCCTTGCGCGATCGCGGCACCGTACGACCTCCCGCGCTCCCCTGGCACGCGGGAGCGCGGCGCACGTACCACCCGCTCCCCGGCATCGCCAGTTTTTTTCGACGCTCGTTCGCGAAAATCGAGGGCTGGAATCACACGACGGTGTCGATCCGCCGGATCCCCTTCCGCGTGACCACGATCCGCACGCGGTGCCACGGCGCGTCCACCTCGTCCTCGCGCCGCAGCCGGTACACCACGCCGAGGTTGTAGACGCGCGGCGCGAGCGCCGATCCGATCTGCCCGCGCTCGGGGTCGGCGAACACGATCTCGCGCTTCGGATCGTCCGTGTGCGCGAGCCAGCGACGCAGATCGAGCCGGAAGATCTCGGTCAGCGTCGTGAAGCGCGGGTCCGCGATGCGATCGGCGCGGACCTCGATCTCCTTGCGATGGAAGAGCACGGTCTCGGGGCGCGCCTGCTCCTCGAGCGGGTGGAGGCGCGTCAGCCGCCGCACCGCGAGCACGTCGTGGGGCAGCTCGCTCCACGAGATGAACCCGGACTGCTCCTCCATCTCGCCGAGCTCCACGCCGCGCTCGCGATCGCGGATCACCCACCGTCGATCGGGGAAGTGTCGCGAGATCACGTCGTGGAACTGCGTCTGGAGCAGCGCCTTGATGCGGTCCTTCGCGGCGTACGCGAGGATCACGACGATCGCCCAGGGCACGATGCCGCGCGTGCCCGCGTCCTGCCCGTTCCAGAGCGCCGCGACGACCGCGAACCCCATCGCGACCGACGCCGCGATCGCGTAGAGGAAGTGCAGGATCCAGGTGCTCGCGGGCCTGATCTCGGGGCTCAGCCAGAGCACCGACGACGTGAAGCGCTTGAGCACGTGGCGCCGGAACTCGAGCTGCTCGACGCGCCGGCTCTTCATCCCGACGCTGCCCACGCCGCCGAGCCCGCGATCGAGGCGATAGCGCGCCTCCGCGACCGCGGCCTGCTCGGCCGCGTTGATCAGCGACTCCGGTGCTTCCTTCTCGCGGAGGCGCTGCACGAGATTGCCGAGCAGCGTCTCGACCAGGCGCGAGACGTCCTCGTCGACCCACGACGCCGCGGTGCGCATCGGGTCGGGCGCGTTCTGCGCGAGCGCGAGCACCTCGCGCAGGCGCGGCCCGATCCGCGCGCTGTCGGCGACCATGCGCGCCGCGCAGGCGAGGGCGCGGGTGCGGTCGTGCTCGTCTCCGTCGAGCCCGTCGGCGATCGCGTCGCGCGCCTCGACGCCCGCTGCGCGGACCATGCACGAGAAGAGGCGCATCTCGCGGGTCGCGGTCGCGTCGTCGCCCGACACGATCGCCTGGCGCACCCGCTCGAGCGGCTCGCCGGTGAGCCTTCCGTACGCGACGTCGGGCACCTCGAAGCGCACGTACGACTGGAGGTCCGAGTAGAGGTCGCTCTTGTCGTAGGTGCGCGAGTGCAGGCGCAGCGACTCGGGCGCGAAGTAGAACGACTCCCAGACGAACGACTCTTCTTTGCGCCCTGGGCGCAGCCGGTAGTCGACGGCGAGCTCGACGTGGGTGCGGTCGTGCACCCGGAACGTCGGGTGCTGCCGGCCGCGCGAGAGATCGGCGACGAGCGAGCCCCAGTCGCTCGGGCGGTCCGGCACCGGAGTCGTCACAGGCCGCTCCGCGGGCGCCTCCTGCTCGGGCGCGTTCAGCGGATCATCCTGCGCGTGCTCCGTCACCTCGTCGTCACACCCCCGACCCGCAATCGTAGCGCCTGCCACGTCGGTGTCGAACATCGCGACATGGTTCCGCTCGCGCGGCACGCAATCGGGTAGACGTGCGCGTGCCACACTCGGACCCCCGATGGTCACACCGCGACTGCCATCACGACTGCGCGCCCGTGTTGCCCAGTCCGCCGCCGCGACGCTGCTCCTCGCCGACCTCTGCTTCTTCGGCTTCGCGTATGTGAACGAGCGCGCCCCGATCGCGCCGGGGGTGCGGGGGAGCAGCGATTGGTGGACCCTTGCCATCGCCGCGCTGCTCACGATCCTGCTCGCCCTGGGCGCGCGGCTGGTCGCGCCGGTCGCGTACCTCGTCTGGCTGCACGGCGCGTTCGGCCGGGCGCTGGGCCTCGCGCGCGACCGCGAGCTCGCCCGGTTCTCCCCGGCGAGCGCGGTCGGCTGGGCCGCGGCGCCGGTGGTCCAGTTCATCACCGGGCTCCAGGTCCAGAGCGAGCTGGACGCGCTCAGCCGATCGGGCGTGGTCGGGCGCGTGCCCGCTTGGGTCGCGGCCGGGTGGTGGGGCGCGCTGTCGTCGATCTGGCTCGAGGCGAGCTTGGTAGGCGCCGTCCTCGCGCACGCCGACGATGTGCTCCTCGGCCTGCTGATGGTCGCGTCGATCGCGCTCCGTTGGCTCTCGGTCCCGGTCCTCGTCGTGTCGATCGAGCGCCTCGAGCGGGTGCAGCGCGAGCGCGCCGATCGCCCTGACTGGGCCGCGGTGTTCTGAACCGATTCAGCGCGACCAGCGGAGGGTCTCGGCGACGCCGGGGACCACGAGCTGCTGGTTCAGGCCCTCGGGGCTGGCGATGAAGATGCCGCCGCGCGTCGAGTAGAACGCGACCATCCGGCAGTCGGGCGAGAACGCCGGGTCCTTGTTCACGCCCTGGCCCTGGGTGAGGCGCGTGTACTGCTGGGTCTCGATGTTCACCGTGAACACGTCGAGGCCCGCCGCGCGGCCGGTGAACGCGAGCAGGCGCTCCTCGCCGATCGGGCACCACGCGGGCGTCTGGTTGTACGAGCCGCGGAACGTCAGGCGGCGCACGCCGCCGCCGTTCGAGTCCATCCCGAAGATCTGCGGGCTGCCGTGGCGGTTCGAGACGAACGCGATGAGCCCACCGGGGCCGCCGCAGGTCGGCGACACGTCGATGCCGGGGTGATCGGTCAGGCGCCGCACGTCGGTGCCGTCGAGCGCGGAGCTGTAGATCTCGGCGTTGCCGTCGCGCGTGCTCGTGAAGTACGCGCGGCTGCCGCAGATCGAGACGCCCATGTTGATCGACTCGGGCGCGTCGATCAGCGCGGCCTCCTCCATGCCGGTGCGCGTGATGAACATGCCGACGTCGGTGAGGACCGAGTACCAGATGCCGCCGGGGCCGAACGCCGGGAGCATCGCGACCCCGCGACCGCTCGAGACGCGCGAGACGCTGTGCCCGTCGAAGCTCGCGACGTAGACGTCCTTGCGGCCCTCGCGCACGCGACGCGCGAACGTGATGCGCGTGCCGAACGCGCCGCGGCGCCCCGTGAGCTGCTCCATCACGAGGTTCGCGAAGTCGTGCATGAAGTTGCGGAGCTCGCCGGGCGCGCCGTTGTAGGTGCGCGAGAGCGTCGCGGTGGTGCCGCGCGCGAGCTCGTAGAGCCGCATCTCGACGCGGATCTGTCCGCCGGTGCGGGTGATCTGGCCCTTGATGACGCCCTGCGCGCCGACGCTGCTCCACGGCGCGGCGGTGATGCCGAGGCCCTCGGCGGCGGGATCGGCGAGGAAGCTGCGCGCGTCGAGCACCTCGAAGAGCGAGACGAGGCGGAAGTCGGTGCGCATCACCTCGGCGCCGCTGTTGCCCATCTCGGCGTCGCCGAGGAGGTTCGGCACCGCGATGCGATAGAGCGCGCGCTCGGGCGCGGTGACGTCGATGACGACCTGGTTCGGCAGCATCTCGTCGGGCGGGACCGGCGCGCCCTCGGGCGGCGGCGCCTCGCTGCCGCGCGGCGCGGCCTCCTGCGCGGTCGACGTGGTGCCGAGCGGTGGAAGCACGACGGCGACGCTCGCGGCGAGCGCGAGGACGAAGGCGAGCGCGGAGGTGATGCGGGTCTTCATCGTGTGTGGCCTTCGTGAGTGATGCTCAGCGCGCGTCGCGGTTCAGCACGCGTCGCGTCCGAGAAACCGGAAGCCGATGTCGCGGCCGATGTAGTTGCTCGCCGCCTCCTCAGGAGGCGGCGGGATCACGGCCTGCGAGTCGACGAGGCGCTGGAGCTGCTGCTCCACCGAGAGGTCGAAGTCGGGGTTGCCGCTCGATCCGGTGATTCGGAAACCGACCACCTTGAGATCGTCGGCGATGGTCACGCTCACCCGCGCGGTCAGCGTTCGCAGGGTGTCGCAGTCGAGCGTCGTGGCGACGCGCCATCCCCGCTTGAAGAAACTGCTGAGGCGTCCGGCGTAGAGATCGCCTTCGCTCGCTTCGCGGTCGCCGCCCTCGATGCCTTCGGGATCGCCTTCCTGCACCCGGCGCTCTTCCGCTTCCGCGAAGATCTGCGCGTCGTCGCTCAGGCGCTGCAGCGCGTCGGCGACCGAGTCGCGCTGGCGCTCGCGCTCCGGCTGGGGGATCGGCTCGGTGGGGGCGCGCTTGCTCGGGCCGGGCTCGGGCACGTCGGTGCGCAGGATCGGCACGCGGCGGTTCGGGAGCTGGCTCGGATCGATGATCTCGCCGCGCTGGAGGAAGCGCGCCTGGATCACCTGCTCGACCGGCGGGAGCTCGGCCGGCTCTTCCTCGAGCGCGCCGACCGCGGCGAGCACACCGACGAACGCCGCGACCACCAGCGGCAGACCGACGTGCACCACGAACGCGGTCGCTGCGCCCGCCGCGATCTGCGCGGGCGTGGGCGTGGCGCGATCGAACAGCGAGCGCGGCCGGAGGTCCGCGTCGTCGAGGTGCAGGGGCGTGCTCGCGACGTGGTTCATCAGGGCGTCGGGGCAGCGGGCTGATCGGGGGCGCTCAGCGGATCGGTGACGAGGCCGACGCTCTCCACGCCCGCCGCGCGGATCGCGGTGAACACGCGCACCACGAAGCCGTAGGGCACGGTGTGGTCGGCCTGGACGAAGATCTCGTCCTCTTCCTGCAACCGCGCGTTGGTGCGCAGCGCTTCCTCGAGGCGCTCCATCGGCACCTCGGCCTCGCCCAGGAAGACGCGCTGCTGCGCGTCGATGCTGAGCATCATCTGCTCGGGCTCGATGTCCATCGGCGGTGCATCGGCGTTCGGCAGATCGACCTGCACACCCGACGTCATCATGGGTGCCGCCACCATGAAGATGATGAGGAGCACCAGCATGACGTCGACGAGCGGCGTCACGTTGATCTCGCTCAGCGGCGCGCGTCCGCCGCCTCCTCCGGTCGACATGGCCATGTCGTGGTCGCCTCTCTACAGGGAGCGCAGGGAAGAGAATTTCTGAGGAATGCCGGAAGTTAGGAGGGAAGGAGGATGAGCTCTCGATCTCCTGCCTTCCTGCTCTCCTCAGAGGAATGCTCCTCTGACGCGTGTCAGGTCAGGAAGTGCCTGCGGACGATGTTGAGGTAGTCGATCGCGAACGCTTCGGTCTCGGCCTCGATCACGCGGATGCGGCGGATGAAGTAGTTGTAGGCCATGACCGCGGGGATCGCGGCGAGGAGGCCGATCGCCGTCGCGATGAGCGCCTCCGCGATGCCGGGCGCCACGACGTCGAGCGTCGCGCCGCGCTCGGCGCCGATCGAGAGGAACGAGTTCATGATGCCCCACACGGTCCCGAAGAGGCCGATGAAGGGGCCGACCGAGCCCGTCGTCGCGAGGAACGGGAGCTGGTTCTCGAGGCGCGTCATCTCGCCCGCCTGCGCGCGACGCAGCGAGCGCTCGACGTTCTCGATGTCGCCCGCGTTCGCGCCCGCCTGCGAGACCTTCGCGAGCTCGACGTACCCGGCGTGGAAGACCCGCGCGAGGGGCGACGCCTCGAGCCCACCGAGGCGCGCGTAGATCGCCTCGAGGCGCTCGGGGCCCCACACGTTGCCTTCTTCCTTGCTCCAGAAGACGTCGAGGAAGCGCGCGCTGGTGCGCTGCGCGGCCATCATGCGGACGAGCTTCGTCCCGATGATGAACCAGCACACGAGCGACATGCCGGCGAGCACCAGCATGACGAGCTTCACGACCAGCGACGCGTGCAGGATGAGCTGCATCGGGTCGAGCCGGTGAGGCGCCGTCGCGGCGGCCTGGAGGAAGAGAGATCCCATGCTTCTCCGCTGGGTTGGAACCCGGGCGTTTGAAGCACGCGTGATCGGGGGAGTCAACGTTTGCGCAGGGCGCGGGCGTTCAGGACGCGGCGCGGCGGCGCAGGGCGATCAGCGTGCCGCAGCCCCCGTTGGCCTCGATGCGCGCCTGCGACGACATGCGGACGACGAGGCCCGCCGCGCACAGCCGCGCATACGCGGCTTCGTAGCGCGCGCGACCGGGGCCGCGCATCGCGCTCGTCGGGACCTCGTTGAGCGCGTAGAGGTGCACCGGAAGATCGAGCGGGACGGCGCGCGCCGCGAACGCGTCGAGCTCGTCGTCTCCGTCGTTCTCGCCTGCGATCAGCAGGTACGCGAGAGCGGTCTTCTTGCGCCGGCGTCGCGACAGGTGGGGCAGCGCGTCGGCGATCGTGGTGAAGAGCGCGTCGAGCGTCGGGGCGTGAGGGACGAGCCGTGCGCGCGTGGGCTCGGTGCCGGCGTGGACCGAGATCGTGAGGCCGTGGTGGGGGACGTCCTTCAAGAACGACGCGAGCTTGGTGGTCGGGCCGCCCGACGTGGTCAGGCTCGCAGGCGTGCCGCGCGCCTTGCACCACGTGACGAACTCGATGACGCGCGCCGCGTTGTGGAGCGGCTCGCCCACGCCCGACACGGTCACGCCGCGGAGCGCGACCCCGAGCGCCTCGACCTGCTCGACCTGCGCGCGCAGCTCCTCGATCTCGAGCCCACGCGCGAGCCCGTTCGCGCCCGACGCGCAGAACGGACAGCGCACGGCGCACCCGACCTGCGACGACACGCAGAGCGTGTCGCCGCGGTAGAGCACCGCCTCGACCTCGGCGCCGTCGCGGAGCCGGATCGCGAAGCGCCGGTTCCACTGCGAGCACGCTTCGCCCGCGATCTCCGCTGCGATCATCGCTCCACGGGTCTACGCCGCGCGCGCGCCCAGCGCACGAGCTCGCGCGTCGTCGAGAGCCCGATCTTGTCGGCGGCGCGGCGCAGGTGCGTGGCGACGCTCGAGGTGGAGATCCCGAGGTCGTAGGCGATCAGCTTGTTCGAGTGGCCGAGCGCGAGGAGGTCGATCACCTGCTGCTCGCGGCGCGAGAGCGAGGGCGCGGGGTCGCTCGCGGGCTCGTTCTCGCGCGCGACGAGGAAGCGCCGGCCGTCGTGATCGAAGGTGTCGCTGATCGACCAGCGGCCCTCGTGGAGCGCGCGCCAGAGCTCGAACGCCTCGTCGGTGGTGCGGACGCGCGCGGTGCGCGCGCGGTCGATGGCGATCGCGGCGTGGCGGATCATCTCGAGGCGCTCGGGCTGCGCCGCCTCGCCGTCGGCGTGCACGACGCGTCCGCGCGGCGTGATCACGGCGTCGGCGCGGTCGAGCGACGACGCCGGGCCGATGCGGCGGCGCAGGCGGTGGGCGGCAGCGACGTGCGCGGCCACGCGCGACCACGTGCGGCGCAGGACGCGGCCCGGCGGGCGCGTGACGTTGGCGCTGCGGTTCGCGAAGAGCCCGACGCTGTAGCCGGCGGGATCGCTCGCGATCACGCCGAGCGCCTCGGGGTACGAGACGAAGCGGCTCGCGGCCGCGGGCTCGGTCGTGAACGTGCGACCGAAGACGTGCGCGAAGCCCTTGCTGCCGAGCGTCGCGAGCATCTCCTCGAACGTCTCGATGCGCTGCGCGACGCCCTGCGCGGCGTGCGACGCGTAGGTCACGGGACCGAAGGAGAGCGCGTCGACCCAGACCTGGCGCGGAAGGCCGTGCACCACGTGGTCCCACCAGCTGTCGCGCCAGCCGAGCGTCCACTCGTCGGGGCCGCCGACCGCGGCTCCGGCGCGCGCGTGGGGTGTCCCGTCGGGCGTCGTGAAGTCGAACACGGCGCCCATCAGTCCGTGACCGGCGTCGAGCATGGGCGCTGCGGCGCCCAGAAGTCCTTGGACCCAGAGGTCCTCCGGCGCCTCGAGATCGTAGGCGCGCTCGACGACGCTCATGGGATCCTGCGCTCGAGCCATTCGTTCCCTCTCCAACCGACCGCCGCCGCGCTACTCTCGCTGGCCGTGCAATCTCACGACGACGAGGCGCCGGACGATCTGCGGGTCTCGTGGCTCGCCCACGATTCCGGCAGGTACGTGGTGTTCAGCTGGCCCGAGCGGAAGGCCCCCGAGGAGGCCGCGTCCGCGCCGGCGCTCACCGCGGCGGAGCGAGCGGTGCACGCGCTGCTGCT includes:
- a CDS encoding helix-turn-helix domain-containing protein; this translates as MQSHDDEAPDDLRVSWLAHDSGRYVVFSWPERKAPEEAASAPALTAAERAVHALLLVGLSDAEIAELRGTTRSTVTKQVDAVFRKIGVRSRRELIARGRL